A stretch of the Plodia interpunctella isolate USDA-ARS_2022_Savannah chromosome Z, ilPloInte3.2, whole genome shotgun sequence genome encodes the following:
- the LOC128683284 gene encoding cytochrome b-c1 complex subunit 1, mitochondrial-like has product MLKSSQLLKRVWKPQKISVRNYPYPVQFSYFLRNQPQVQATTMPNGLRVVSQERETYNCCVGLYFDAGSRYESLFENGIAHFFEHIAFKSTRSRSKTILEDLMSCTGAHFRSFTTREVVGYYAECLTQDVPCIVDILSDCIFNNCLCGNEIENQKKIVYAEMLDHDNDTNALLDDYLHATAFQGTPLGRSVMGFSNNLYNFSPTTIHNYLTKYFDPTKTVFAVVGGVKHEQVVSLANGYLCKFEPCKFEDLGGYRYTGSEVRFRDDSVPVSTVALAVEGPCYCDVHDCLVLDVAAHMIGGWDRSQYGGLDHAVNVAKKASYSDVCDSYNTFSLKYRDGGLWGVKFMAPSLKLEDMLYFIQNEFMYLCTMAPVGEVERARRQLKTKILSQLESNRGMCHDLGRSFLYRDVYLTLDELIDKIDRIMDSDVREVCYQYLYDKCPVVAAVGPSEGLPEYNRIRSGMYWLRL; this is encoded by the coding sequence atgttAAAATCTTCGCAACTGTTGAAACGGGTATGGAAACCTCAGAAAATATCCGTCAGGAACTATCCCTACCCGGTCCAGTTCAGCTATTTTCTGCGCAACCAGCCGCAAGTCCAGGCCACCACCATGCCCAACGGCCTCAGGGTGGTTTCACAGGAGAGGGAGACTTACAATTGTTGTGTCGGGTTATATTTCGACGCCGGCTCGAGATACGAGAGTCTTTTCGAGAACGGCATTGCTCATTTCTTTGAACATATCGCATTTAAAAGCACTCGAAGCAGGTCGAAGACGATCCTGGAAGACCTCATGTCCTGCACCGGCGCTCACTTCAGATCCTTCACCACCCGCGAAGTGGTCGGATATTATGCCGAATGCCTCACCCAAGACGTCCCTTGCATTGTGGATATTCTCTCTGACTGTATTTTCAACAATTGCCTCTGCggaaatgaaattgaaaaccAGAAAAAGATAGTATATGCAGAAATGTTGGACCACGACAATGACACTAACGCGTTGCTCGATGATTACCTACACGCCACCGCATTCCAAGGCACTCCCCTCGGGAGATCGGTTATGGGCTTCAGCAATAACTTGTACAATTTCTCTCCAACGaccatacataattatttgacGAAATATTTTGATCCGACCAAAACAGTGTTCGCAGTGGTCGGCGGCGTGAAGCACGAACAGGTGGTCAGTCTAGCCAACGGGTACCTGTGCAAGTTCGAGCCTTGCAAGTTTGAAGATTTGGGAGGGTACCGGTACACGGGATCTGAAGTGCGTTTCAGAGACGACTCGGTTCCCGTGAGCACTGTTGCACTTGCTGTCGAAGGGCCCTGTTACTGCGACGTCCATGACTGCTTGGTGCTGGACGTGGCCGCCCACATGATCGGTGGGTGGGATCGCTCGCAATATGGCGGGTTAGACCACGCCGTCAATGTAGCTAAGAAGGCTTCCTATTCTGATGTCTGTGATTCTTACAACAcatttagcttaaaatatcGAGATGGTGGTTTGTGGGGAGTCAAGTTTATGGCGCCATCTTTGAAACTAGAAGACATGTtgtatttcattcaaaatgaGTTCATGTATTTGTGCACGATGGCTCCCGTGGGAGAAGTGGAGAGAGCTAGACGGCAGTTGAAGACAAAGATTCTGTCTCAGTTGGAGTCCAACCGTGGGATGTGTCACGACCTTGGGCGCTCGTTTCTGTACAGAGACGTATACTTGACGCTGGACGAGCTGATCGATAAGATTGACCGCATTATGGACAGCGACGTGCGAGAGGTGTGCTACCAGTACCTTTACGACAAGTGTCCCGTGGTCGCCGCCGTGGGCCCCAGCGAAGGTCTGCCGGAATACAACAGAATCAGGAGTGGAATGTATTGGCTGAgactttag
- the LOC128683242 gene encoding putative carbonic anhydrase 3, with product MKRSWRSVQFIPTTINNLEPTVTGGPLDAVYRLEQIHYHWPSEHAINGHKYPMEIHFVHIRRELDVEAALKEVDGLAILVVFWNLVLGWEQPVLKDEDMPYFANLSVPGTQLKDVILNIGSLIRTNHRSYFTYSGSLSSPECQECVTWIIFETPLLVPENLYRAFGFLGVQRNNYRSTQELNKHRIFRTVNKAIMTPLLADTFADIGTVLTQIVKSYTGKAYNWSGRVAKAAFMAFKPGHDILGRQESGRQPIFDRKDIGDSEEDYPNIKVDTGLDDLEFKPGIEDTDKDDFLNNDEPENGKINGGEPSSKDSHEDADDLHMMDFDNLVRHAKSSK from the exons ATGAAGCGGtcgtggcgaagtg TGCAGTTCATCCCGACTACTATTAACAACCTGGAGCCCACGGTGACGGGCGGGCCCCTGGACGCCGTGTACCGGCTGGAGCAGATACACTATCACTGGCCATCTGAACACGCCATCAACGGACACAA GTACCCCATGGAGATCCACTTCGTGCACATTCGCCGAGAGCTAGACGTGGAAGCGGCACTTAAGGAAGTCGACGGATTGGCGATATTAGTTGTGTTTTGGAAT TTGGTCCTGGGCTGGGAGCAACCTGTGTTGAAGGATGAAGATATGCCTTACTTCGCCAACCTAAGCGTACCCGGTACACAGCTGAAAGACGTTATATTGAATATAGG ATCTCTGATCAGAACAAACCACAGGTCTTACTTCACCTATTCGGGGTCCCTCTCATCACCAGAGTGCCAAGAGTGCGTCACGTGGATTATATTTGAGACACCTTTGTTGGTGCCTGAGAATTTG TATCGTGCTTTTGGATTTCTGGGGGTCCAAAGGAACAACTACAGAAGTACTCAAGAACTCAATAAACACAGAATCTTCCGTACAGTAAACAAGGCGATCATGACGCCTCTACTCGCCGATACGTTCGCCGATATCGGCACGGTCTTGACTCAAATTGTCAAGTCGTATACTGg TAAAGCGTACAACTGGAGCGGGCGGGTCGCCAAAGCTGCTTTTATGGCATTCAAACCAGGTCATGACATTTTGGGACGTCAAGAGAGTGGAAGACAGCCGATTTTTGACAGGAAGGATATAGGAGATAGCGAGGAGGATTATCCAAATATTAAAGTGGACACTGGACTGGATGACTTGGAATTTAAACCAGGCATTGAGGATACAGACAAAGATGATTTCTTGAATAATGACGAACCCGAAAATGGTAAGATAAATGGTGGAGAGCCTTCGAGCAAAGATTCTCACGAGGACGCTGATGACCTACACATGATGGACTTCGATAACCTTGTACGACATGCCAAGAGTAGTAAATAA